One window from the genome of Spiractinospora alimapuensis encodes:
- a CDS encoding ATP-binding protein — MTARRFAGVPGSVGLVRAWTRNELHQRGTDLGTVEEAALVVSELATNAIRHSRSGHPGGSFQVELDIRPSMVRISVIDQGTEGKSAPLWGKKTDPLTEHGHGLNLVASLVERWTTITNDGHCTVTTDLPTLVPTGGGQR; from the coding sequence ATGACTGCCCGAAGGTTCGCGGGTGTCCCTGGAAGTGTCGGTCTGGTTCGTGCGTGGACTCGGAACGAACTCCATCAGCGTGGTACCGATCTCGGCACGGTGGAGGAGGCCGCGTTGGTGGTTTCGGAGTTGGCGACGAACGCGATCCGTCACTCCCGCAGCGGCCACCCCGGGGGCTCGTTCCAGGTGGAGCTCGACATCCGCCCCTCAATGGTGCGGATCAGCGTCATCGACCAGGGCACGGAGGGGAAGTCGGCCCCTCTGTGGGGGAAGAAGACCGATCCCCTCACCGAACACGGCCACGGACTCAACCTCGTAGCGAGCCTCGTGGAGCGGTGGACCACCATCACCAATGATGGCCACTGCACCGTCACCACCGACCTCCCCACCCTCGTCCCCACCGGGGGAGGCCAACGGTGA
- a CDS encoding DUF5753 domain-containing protein produces the protein MAASPTLRRRRLARQLLTLRAARGMTVDAVGKEAKRRAPNRPWSAAKITRIENRKLQHLPETDLKVLLDIYRVEDDDERASYIQLARAASQTGWWVGYSDVLGRGAYVDLETEAASLSSFEALVIPGLLQTPGYIRAVVLGQGVTDEHVISRRIEARMMRRQVLERADAPRFASLIDESAIRKIPESVRDEQLKYLIAATERGLEVRVVPDERGPHSAVHGAFVVMRFANDPALVYLEEVRSELFLEEDDEIDHYQRIYDETVEQALTVSESVALLNRYRS, from the coding sequence TTGGCAGCAAGCCCGACCCTGAGAAGACGACGCCTCGCGCGACAGCTCCTCACGCTGCGCGCAGCCCGGGGCATGACGGTGGATGCCGTAGGCAAGGAAGCAAAGCGCCGCGCACCCAACCGACCTTGGTCAGCCGCCAAGATCACCAGGATCGAAAACCGAAAACTCCAGCACCTCCCCGAGACCGACCTCAAGGTGCTGCTCGACATCTACCGGGTCGAGGACGACGACGAGCGAGCGTCCTACATCCAGTTGGCCCGTGCGGCAAGCCAAACAGGTTGGTGGGTCGGCTACTCCGATGTGCTGGGACGCGGTGCTTACGTCGATCTGGAGACCGAAGCGGCGAGCCTGAGTTCGTTTGAAGCGCTCGTCATCCCCGGTCTTCTACAGACACCGGGATACATCAGGGCCGTCGTCTTGGGGCAGGGGGTGACTGACGAGCACGTCATCTCGCGTCGAATCGAGGCTCGGATGATGCGTCGTCAGGTCTTGGAACGTGCCGACGCGCCGCGCTTCGCCTCGTTGATCGATGAGTCCGCGATCCGCAAGATCCCCGAATCGGTACGCGATGAGCAACTCAAGTATCTGATCGCCGCTACCGAGCGTGGGCTCGAAGTCAGGGTGGTACCAGATGAACGGGGCCCGCACTCTGCTGTGCACGGCGCCTTTGTAGTGATGCGGTTCGCCAACGACCCTGCCCTGGTCTATCTGGAGGAAGTGAGATCGGAGCTGTTCCTCGAAGAGGATGACGAGATCGACCACTATCAGCGGATCTATGATGAGACAGTGGAGCAAGCGCTGACAGTCAGTGAGTCCGTGGCGCTCCTGAACCGATACCGCAGTTAG
- a CDS encoding DUF397 domain-containing protein, with the protein MSEASRLRWHKSSFSTGTGQNCVEVADLPAGAAVRDSQHPELGHLSFTTTEWSAFLHAARTGEL; encoded by the coding sequence ATGTCTGAAGCATCCCGGCTGCGCTGGCACAAAAGCAGTTTCAGTACCGGAACTGGCCAGAACTGCGTAGAGGTCGCTGACCTTCCGGCCGGGGCTGCGGTCCGGGACTCCCAGCACCCCGAGCTGGGACATCTGTCCTTCACCACGACCGAGTGGTCGGCGTTCCTTCACGCCGCGCGCACCGGCGAGCTCTAA
- a CDS encoding DUF397 domain-containing protein, with product MPETPYPTWHKSSYSAPRRENCVEVADLPKGAAVRDSQHPELGHLSFAASEWSAFLHATRTGEL from the coding sequence ATGCCAGAAACCCCCTACCCCACCTGGCACAAGTCCAGCTACAGTGCGCCACGTCGCGAGAACTGTGTGGAAGTGGCGGATCTTCCCAAGGGAGCCGCAGTGCGGGACTCCCAGCACCCCGAACTGGGTCACCTGTCCTTCGCCGCGAGCGAGTGGTCGGCGTTCCTTCACGCCACCCGCACCGGCGAACTCTAA
- the tgmC gene encoding ATP-grasp peptide maturase system methyltransferase, which produces MGLDAELRAGLVRSLVDEGYVLDPAWRAAFEVVPRHVFTPGFYLRSDEISEGMPVWEPVTEAIDPKRWVTAAYSNKTLITQLDGVEEDWEAPRVRHGGVFTSSSTLPSVVATMWQDADIQDGHRVLEIGTGTGYSTAVACERLGSDLVTSVEIDDARLRQAIDGFNTCGYAPHVAVTDGLYGYWPYAPYDRIVAACSMRHVPGPLIAQTTLGGKILLTLTGWLGGHARVLLTVADGGEASGHLLPGAISFMPARTQAPPAFGNPAHWAALTVSAPQRPARHSPHRISGAPGTGFTQFLAQWATPTAQQITLDGQVHLIDPVTGSTAILTSHNDTWHVRQAGPTPLWDQIEAVLDAYDTAGQPDQTEFQIQVTPTHHHLHHPRMPPLTHAGA; this is translated from the coding sequence ATGGGTCTCGATGCGGAACTGCGTGCCGGGCTGGTGCGGTCACTGGTGGATGAGGGGTATGTGCTTGATCCCGCGTGGCGTGCGGCGTTTGAGGTCGTGCCACGGCATGTGTTCACGCCCGGGTTTTACCTGCGATCCGATGAGATCTCTGAGGGCATGCCGGTGTGGGAGCCGGTGACGGAGGCGATTGACCCGAAGCGATGGGTGACCGCGGCGTACTCCAACAAGACACTGATAACCCAGTTGGACGGGGTGGAAGAGGACTGGGAAGCGCCGCGGGTGCGTCACGGCGGGGTGTTCACCTCGTCCTCCACATTGCCGTCGGTGGTGGCCACGATGTGGCAGGACGCCGATATCCAGGACGGGCACCGGGTGTTGGAGATCGGTACCGGCACCGGGTACTCCACAGCCGTGGCGTGTGAGCGGTTGGGTTCGGACCTGGTGACCTCGGTGGAGATCGACGACGCACGACTACGCCAGGCCATCGACGGCTTCAACACCTGCGGCTACGCGCCCCATGTCGCCGTCACGGACGGACTGTATGGCTACTGGCCCTACGCTCCGTACGACCGCATTGTCGCCGCCTGCTCCATGCGCCACGTCCCGGGCCCACTGATCGCCCAAACCACTCTGGGCGGCAAGATCCTCCTCACGCTGACCGGATGGCTCGGCGGCCACGCTCGGGTGCTGTTGACCGTCGCAGACGGCGGTGAAGCCAGCGGCCATCTACTTCCTGGCGCTATCTCCTTCATGCCGGCTCGCACCCAGGCCCCACCGGCGTTCGGCAACCCCGCCCACTGGGCCGCCCTCACCGTGAGCGCCCCCCAACGCCCAGCCCGCCATTCCCCTCATCGCATCAGCGGCGCGCCCGGAACCGGCTTCACCCAGTTCCTCGCCCAGTGGGCCACTCCCACCGCCCAACAGATCACCCTGGACGGCCAGGTCCATCTCATCGACCCCGTGACGGGCTCCACCGCGATTCTCACTTCCCACAACGACACGTGGCACGTCCGCCAAGCCGGACCCACACCCCTGTGGGACCAGATAGAAGCCGTCCTCGACGCCTACGACACAGCGGGGCAACCCGACCAAACCGAATTCCAGATCCAGGTCACCCCAACCCACCACCACCTCCACCATCCCCGCATGCCACCGCTCACCCATGCCGGTGCCTGA
- the tgmA gene encoding putative ATP-grasp-modified RiPP translates to MSQTHVAPWGMRLASERLFLPSSSFASVDLDGDSQIAVYRDGSGAIIEMGKHGTNRSRATNSMSSGGGDGQEEQIQVQDDSVTDYESD, encoded by the coding sequence ATGTCACAGACACACGTGGCCCCGTGGGGCATGCGCTTGGCTTCTGAACGCCTTTTCCTCCCTTCGTCTTCCTTTGCGTCGGTAGATCTGGACGGCGATTCACAAATTGCCGTCTACCGGGATGGATCGGGAGCCATCATCGAGATGGGTAAGCACGGCACCAACCGGAGTCGCGCCACGAACTCCATGTCTAGTGGTGGTGGCGACGGACAAGAAGAGCAGATCCAGGTTCAGGACGATAGCGTGACTGACTACGAGAGCGATTAG
- a CDS encoding response regulator, whose product MTIRVLIADDQPAAREGLRMILSGVDDIEVIGTAADGRELLALAERRRPDVVLTDIRMPGMDGIEAIRRIAQLDPAPPMVALTTFDIDEYLFGALQAGAVGFLLKESNPEQFVDAVRTAHDGQGVIDPRVTPRLVRRFAETSPRSAPTESTDLTPRETEVLAGVARGNSNQQIASELFIAQGTVKIHVANILTKLGLRSRVEAAVYAYRYGIVTWSGAPDSRKQ is encoded by the coding sequence ATGACGATCCGTGTCCTGATCGCCGACGATCAGCCGGCGGCGCGCGAGGGCCTGCGCATGATCCTGTCGGGCGTCGACGACATCGAGGTCATCGGGACGGCCGCGGACGGCCGCGAGCTGCTCGCCCTCGCTGAGCGCCGGCGACCCGACGTGGTCCTCACCGACATCCGGATGCCGGGGATGGACGGCATCGAGGCGATCCGCCGCATCGCCCAACTCGACCCGGCTCCGCCGATGGTGGCGCTCACCACGTTCGACATCGACGAGTACCTATTCGGTGCCCTCCAGGCCGGGGCGGTCGGTTTCCTGCTGAAGGAGAGCAACCCGGAGCAGTTCGTGGACGCCGTCCGCACCGCCCACGACGGGCAGGGCGTGATCGACCCCCGCGTCACCCCCCGACTGGTGCGCCGGTTCGCCGAAACCTCCCCCCGCTCCGCCCCCACCGAGTCCACGGACCTGACCCCCCGCGAGACCGAAGTCCTGGCCGGGGTGGCCCGGGGCAACAGCAACCAGCAGATCGCCTCGGAGCTGTTCATCGCCCAGGGCACCGTCAAGATCCACGTGGCCAACATCCTCACCAAACTCGGCCTGCGCAGCCGAGTCGAAGCCGCCGTCTACGCCTACCGCTACGGCATCGTCACCTGGTCCGGCGCACCGGACTCCCGGAAGCAGTAG
- a CDS encoding sensor histidine kinase, protein MTEREVAVAMWRRLPLVVRDAVIAVGVVGWLLLLPPVTWNGWYEAIAGGGVLLVVVAAMAFRRVYPLGSGLVAAVALLVGPFVSHSLIVVHLFLVILAGVSTAYYHRRPWTMPVLLVLSGLWIIGAGLPSGGGMNTIALLTLAPTIATIPVLTGWWLRKWAESGRVFGAWAEVLRQWRRIPATLRDAALGTAILLFATFLATPEPAPIPTFSAGVVLAISMAVYVVPFAYRRRYPLGAGLAVAGIALVSAGIGSPSDLTGLWITTFAGASAAYYHRERWSLGFMLPASMVWILLFAMAMQGLTLDIATFVLVPITATVPIFIGYALRLNAERREQNARLQHARVLQERSEERARIARDVHDIVGHHLSAIRLQALGGRNAMRGDPAEAEAALGTVAEISGRALGEIRTLLRRLQDEDGEWIGHHEEHRLADLSTLVSNLADVGLRVTLDLRTAREKHIDAETHTAGYRIVQEALTNVLRHSTATTARVRVETLGDTVTIRVDDPGPPAEPSDPSVSGGRGLVGMRERAAEVGGDVKVGPNGSDGWQVFARLPARQDDTALPKQTVEGGTGEPRGDQGAPALSATREGSMAE, encoded by the coding sequence GTGACGGAGCGGGAGGTTGCCGTGGCGATGTGGCGCCGGCTGCCGTTGGTGGTGCGCGACGCGGTGATCGCCGTGGGTGTGGTGGGCTGGTTGCTCCTGCTCCCACCGGTCACGTGGAACGGATGGTACGAGGCCATCGCCGGCGGCGGGGTCCTCCTTGTCGTGGTCGCCGCCATGGCGTTCCGACGCGTGTATCCGCTGGGGAGCGGTCTCGTCGCCGCCGTGGCGCTGTTGGTGGGGCCGTTCGTGTCCCACTCACTCATCGTGGTCCATCTGTTCCTGGTCATCCTGGCCGGTGTCTCGACCGCGTACTACCACCGGCGGCCGTGGACGATGCCGGTGCTGTTGGTGCTGTCCGGGCTGTGGATCATCGGGGCCGGACTCCCCTCCGGCGGCGGTATGAACACCATCGCGCTCCTCACCCTCGCCCCCACCATCGCCACGATCCCGGTCCTCACCGGATGGTGGCTGCGCAAGTGGGCCGAGTCGGGACGGGTGTTCGGGGCTTGGGCTGAGGTACTCCGGCAGTGGCGGCGGATCCCGGCCACGCTGCGCGACGCCGCGCTCGGCACAGCGATCCTGCTGTTCGCCACTTTCCTGGCGACACCCGAACCGGCGCCGATCCCGACGTTCTCCGCCGGGGTCGTCTTGGCGATCTCGATGGCCGTCTACGTCGTGCCGTTCGCCTACCGGCGCCGGTATCCACTCGGGGCCGGACTGGCTGTGGCGGGTATCGCGCTGGTGAGCGCGGGAATCGGCTCGCCGTCCGACTTGACGGGACTATGGATCACGACCTTCGCGGGGGCGTCGGCCGCGTACTACCACCGCGAACGATGGTCCCTGGGGTTCATGCTCCCCGCCTCGATGGTGTGGATCCTCCTGTTCGCCATGGCCATGCAAGGGCTGACGCTCGATATCGCGACGTTCGTGTTGGTGCCGATCACCGCGACGGTCCCGATCTTCATCGGGTATGCGCTCCGCCTGAACGCCGAGCGCCGCGAGCAGAACGCGCGGCTGCAGCACGCGCGCGTCCTGCAGGAGCGGTCCGAGGAGCGGGCCCGGATCGCCCGCGACGTGCACGACATCGTGGGGCACCACCTCAGCGCGATCCGGCTCCAGGCGCTGGGCGGACGCAACGCCATGCGGGGGGATCCCGCGGAGGCGGAGGCCGCGCTCGGCACGGTCGCGGAGATCTCGGGGCGGGCGCTGGGTGAGATCCGCACGCTCCTGCGTCGGCTGCAGGACGAGGACGGCGAGTGGATCGGCCACCACGAAGAGCACCGGCTCGCCGACCTCTCGACGCTGGTGAGCAACCTCGCTGACGTGGGGCTGCGGGTCACCCTGGACCTGCGGACCGCGCGGGAGAAGCACATCGACGCCGAGACGCACACCGCCGGCTACCGGATCGTGCAGGAGGCGCTGACCAACGTGCTGCGCCACTCGACGGCGACGACGGCGCGGGTGCGGGTGGAGACCCTGGGCGACACCGTGACGATCCGGGTCGACGACCCCGGCCCGCCGGCCGAACCGAGTGACCCGTCCGTGAGCGGAGGCCGCGGCCTGGTGGGCATGCGGGAGCGGGCGGCCGAGGTCGGCGGGGACGTCAAGGTCGGGCCCAACGGGAGCGACGGGTGGCAGGTGTTCGCCCGCCTGCCCGCGCGCCAGGACGATACGGCGCTGCCGAAACAGACGGTCGAGGGCGGCACGGGAGAGCCCCGTGGGGATCAGGGGGCCCCGGCCCTCTCCGCCACACGTGAAGGGAGCATGGCGGAATGA